From Palaemon carinicauda isolate YSFRI2023 chromosome 29, ASM3689809v2, whole genome shotgun sequence, one genomic window encodes:
- the LOC137622694 gene encoding uncharacterized protein, giving the protein MLSNTSSSSSCCQIPPPPPPNVVKYLLLPPHVVKYHLLLLLMLSNTSSSSCCQIPPPPPPPHVVKYLFQSSNYILLLLLMLPNTSSSSSCCQIPPPPPHVVKYLLLLLLMLSNTSSSLCCQIPPPPPPPHVVKYLFQSSHYILLLLLMLSNTSSSSSCCQIPPPPPPPHVVKYLLLLMLSNTTSSSSSSCCQIPLPILPLYSPPPPHVVKYLLLLLMLSNTSSNPPTIFSSSSSCCQIPLPILPLYSPPPPHVVKYLLLLLMLSNTSSSSSSSCCQIPPPPHVVKYHLLLLLLMLSNTSSNPPTIFSSSSSCCQIPLPILPLYSPPPPHVVKYLLLLLMLSNTSSSCCQIPPPPHVVKYHLLLLMLSNTSSIPPTIFSSSSSCCQIPPPPPPHVKCKKPEKEQAGNAYMLADVALLNGDSEEKLKKLVKDRK; this is encoded by the coding sequence atgttgtcaaatacctcctcctcctcctcatgttgtcaaatacctcctcctcctcctcctaatgttgtcaaatacctcctcctccctcctcatgTTGTCAaataccacctcctcctcctcctcatgttgTCAAATACCTCCTCCTCCTCATGTTGTCAaataccacctcctcctcctcctcctcatgttgTCAAATACCTCTTCCAATCCTCCAActatattctcctcctcctcctcatgttgccaaatacctcctcctcctcctcatgttgtcaaatacctcctcctcctcctcatgttgtcaaatacctcctcctcctcctcctcatgttgTCAAATACCTCCTCCTCCTTATGTTGTCAaataccacctcctcctcctcctcctcatgttgTCAAATACCTCTTCCAATCCTCCCActatattctcctcctcctcctcatgttgtcaaatacctcctcctcctcctcatgttgtcaaatacctcctcctcctcctcctcctcatgttgTCAAATACCTCCTCCTCCTCATGTTGTCAaataccacctcctcctcctcctcctcatgttgTCAAATACCTCTTCCAATCCTCCCActatattctcctcctcctcctcatgttgtcaaatacctcctcctcctcctcatgttgTCAAATACCTCTTCCAATCCTCCCActatattctcctcctcctcctcatgttgTCAAATACCTCTTCCAATCCTCCCActatattctcctcctcctcctcatgttgtcaaatacctcctcctcctcctcatgttgtcaaatacctcctcctcctcctcctcctcatgttgTCAAATACCTCCTCCTCCTCATGTTGTCAaataccacctcctcctcctcctcctcatgttgTCAAATACCTCTTCCAATCCTCCCActatattctcctcctcctcctcatgttgTCAAATACCTCTTCCAATCCTCCCActatattctcctcctcctcctcatgttgtcaaatacctcctcctcctcctcatgttgTCAAATACCTCCTCCTCATGTTGTCAAATACCTCCTCCTCCTCATGTTGTCAaataccacctcctcctcctcatgtTGTCAAATACCTCTTCCATTCCTCCCActatattctcctcctcctcctcatgttgtcaaatacctcctcctcctcctcctcatgtt